A portion of the Bacteroidales bacterium genome contains these proteins:
- a CDS encoding acylphosphatase, translated as MKKTVSIKISGKVQGVGFRYYTKKKAKECHVNGFVQNKPDGSVYIEAHGEKIDVDTFIDWCKRGPDWARVLESRISELPNQKWDGFEVK; from the coding sequence ATGAAAAAAACAGTCAGCATAAAAATTTCAGGAAAAGTACAAGGCGTGGGATTTCGATATTATACCAAAAAGAAAGCCAAAGAATGCCATGTAAATGGCTTTGTACAAAACAAACCTGATGGTTCGGTTTATATTGAAGCCCATGGAGAAAAAATTGATGTTGATACTTTTATTGACTGGTGCAAACGAGGACCAGATTGGGCAAGAGTGCTTGAAAGTCGGATTAGTGAGCTCCCAAATCAGAAGTGGGATGGGTTTGAAGTTAAGTAG